A window of Mangifera indica cultivar Alphonso chromosome 11, CATAS_Mindica_2.1, whole genome shotgun sequence contains these coding sequences:
- the LOC123229823 gene encoding receptor homology region, transmembrane domain- and RING domain-containing protein 2-like isoform X2, with the protein MLYLAEPLDACSDLSNKVENISNKGAPFLLIVRGGCSFEDKVRKAQKAGFQVAIVYDNDDDGVLVAMAGNSAGIKIHAVFVSKASGQILKQYAGLTDVELWIIPSFENSAWSIMAISFISLLAMSAVLGICFFVRRHRIRREPRSSHVREFHGMSRRLVKAMPSLNFTTVLEDNCTSRTCAICLEDYSVGEKLRILPCCHKFHAFCVDSWLTSWRTFCPVCKRDARTSTGEPPASECTPLLSSNPASVASSSVLSSFRSSVGSTSALQIGPSMSRSPFISHVHSLASTHIPQSVGSYRQTPCMSVGRSSVDIRNASSQRSRASFLVSPNSLGYPSMSPLNSRYLSPYLPSPSNASLSIFGSSSHQQHPLHCSESAATFSPYGSAHSLPET; encoded by the exons ATGTTGTATCTGGCGGAGCCTCTGGATGCATGTTCAGACTTGAGTAATAAAGTGGAAAACATTTCAAATAAGGGTGCCCCATTTTTATTGATCGTTAGAGGAGGATGTAGCTTCGAAGATAAAGTCAGAAAAGCTCAAAAAGCAGGGTTCCAAGTTGCTATTGTCTatgacaatgatgatgatggtgtCTTGGTTGCAA TGGCAGGAAACTCCGCTGGCATAAAAATACATGCTGTTTTTGTGTCCAAAGCTTCAGGTCAAATACTTAAACAGTATGCTGGTTTAACTGATGTGGAGCTCTGGATAAtaccaagttttgaaaactcagcATGGTCAATCATGGCAATCTCTTTTATTTCCCTTCTTGCCATGTCTGCAGTTCTGGGTATTTGCTTCTTTGTACGCAGGCATCGTATAAGACGAGAACCTCGATCTTCTCATGTGCGGGAATTTCATGGTATGAGTAGACGCTTAGTGAAAGCAATGCCAAGCCTGAATTTTACTACTGTTTTAGAGGATAATTGTACCTCAAGAACATGTGCCATATGCCTTGAAGACTACAGTGTTGGAGAGAAACTCAGGATCCTGCCTTGTTGTCACA AATTTCATGCTTTCTGTGTGGATTCTTGGCTCACATCATGGAGAACCTTTTGCCCGGTTTGCAAGCGTGATGCAAGAACTAGCACTGGTGAACCGCCTGCATCAGAATGTACGCCACTGCTTTCATCAAACCCTGCCTCTGTGGCATCCTCATCTGTACTGTCATCTTTCAGATCTTCAGTAGGATCGACTTCTGCTTTGCAAATAGGCCCATCAATGTCACGATCACCCTTTATATCTCATGTTCATTCTCTTGCTTCCACTCATATTCCGCAATCTGTTGGGTCATATCGCCAAACTCCTTGCATGAGTGTTGGTCGGAGCTCTGTAGATATCAGAAATGCATCTTCCCAGAGATCTCGAGCATCCTTTTTAGTTTCACCCAACTCCTTGGGTTACCCATCTATGTCACCTCTTAACTCAAGATACTTGTCCCCGTATCTTCCAAGCCCAAGCAATGCATCACTGAGTATTTTTGGTTCTTCCAGTCATCAGCAGCATCCACTGCATTGCAGTGAGTCTGCTGCAACTTTCTCCCCTTATGGCTCTGCTCATTCTCTTCCAGAAACATAA
- the LOC123228551 gene encoding protein disulfide-isomerase 5-2 → MPEMVKSIVWILLLYGLVSFSSQEETRFKIDGKVIELDESNFESAISAFDLILVDFYAPWCGHCKRLAPQLDAAAPVLTGLKDPIVIAKVNADKYTRLARKYEIDAFPSLKIFIHGIPTEYYGPRQSDLLIRYLKKFVAPNVTILNSDAEIKDFVDNAGSFFPIFIGFGLGESIISDLALKYKKKAWFAVANDFSEDMMVFYDFDKTPALVAIQPTYNERNIFYGPLEDEYLEEFIKQNFLPLSVPINDDTLNLLKDDKRNIILTFVEDVADEKSQKLIKLLKAAASSNRDLVFAYVGIKQWGDFADTFGVNKKSFLPKMIIWDGGEEYLTVIDSESIDDEDQGNQISRFLEGYREGRTEQKKIAGPSLIGFINSLIGLKTVYIIVFLVAMLMLIRSLGQEDEPLRVGIRPQTEHDTAPRDEYGPEDKED, encoded by the exons ATGCCAGAAATGGTTAAAAGTATAGTTTGGATCTTATTGCTATATGGGTTGgtatcattttcttctcaagAAGAAACCCGGTTCAAAATAGATGGGAAAGTGATAGAGCTGGACGAATCAAACTTTGAATCAGCAATCTCAGCCTTCGATTTGATCTTGGTCGATTTTTACGCTCCCTGGTGCGGCCACTGCAAGCGCCTTGCTCCTCAG TTAGATGCAGCAGCCCCTGTTCTCACTGGATTGAAAGACCCCATTGTTATTGCTAAAGTAAATGCGGACAAGTATACTCGCCTTGCTCGTAAATATGAGATTGA TGCATTTCCTTCTCTCAAGATATTTATACATGGCATTCCCACAGAATATTATGGGCCAAGACAATCAGATTTGCTTATCCGTTATCTCAAAAAGTTTGTTGCTCCTAATGTCACCATTCTTAATTCAGATGCTGAGATCAAAGATTTTGTTGATAATGCCGGTTCTTTCTTTCctatttttattggttttggCTTGGGTGAGTCAATCATATCTGACTTAGCCTTAAAGTATAAGAAGAAGGCATGGTTTGCCGTGGCAAATGATTTCTCTGAGGACATGATGGTGTTCTATGATTTTGACAAAACTCCAGCGTTGGTTGCTATTCAGCCAACTTACAATGAACGCAACATCTTTTATGGCCCACTTGAAG ATGAATATTTGGAagaatttattaaacaaaatttcctTCCCCTGTCTGTGCCCATAAACGATGACACACTAAACTTGCTGAAAGATGATAAAAGGAATATCATCCTGACATTTGTGGAGGATGTGGCTGATGAGAAGTCGCAGAAATTGATCAAGCTGTTGAAGGCTGCTGCTTCTTCAAATCGTGACTTAGTTTTTGCATATGTTGGAATTAAGCAGTGGGGAGACTTTGCGGATACATTTGGGGTCAATAAGAAGTCATTTTTGCCAAAAATGATCATTTGGGATGGTGGCGAGGAGTACCTAACT GTGATCGATTCTGAAAGTATTGATGATGAAGACCAGGGAAATCAAATTTCACGTTTCCTTGAAGGATATAGAGAAGGACGGACAGAACAGAAAAAGATTGCCGGTCCATCACTAATTGGCTTCATCAATTCACTTATTGGCCTTAAAACTGTTTACATCATTGTATTTCTTGTGGCAATGCTGATGCTTATCAGAAGCCTTGGCCAAGAAGATGAACCTCTTAGGGTTGGTATTAGACCCCAGACTGAACATGACACGGCTCCTAGAGACGAGTATGGACCTGAAGACAAGGAAGATTAG
- the LOC123229823 gene encoding receptor homology region, transmembrane domain- and RING domain-containing protein 2-like isoform X1 has product MEKLKNLAAVNFLCLLSLCSVGSATVLLIGSNVTLSFDDIEANFAPAIKGSGEFGMLYLAEPLDACSDLSNKVENISNKGAPFLLIVRGGCSFEDKVRKAQKAGFQVAIVYDNDDDGVLVAMAGNSAGIKIHAVFVSKASGQILKQYAGLTDVELWIIPSFENSAWSIMAISFISLLAMSAVLGICFFVRRHRIRREPRSSHVREFHGMSRRLVKAMPSLNFTTVLEDNCTSRTCAICLEDYSVGEKLRILPCCHKFHAFCVDSWLTSWRTFCPVCKRDARTSTGEPPASECTPLLSSNPASVASSSVLSSFRSSVGSTSALQIGPSMSRSPFISHVHSLASTHIPQSVGSYRQTPCMSVGRSSVDIRNASSQRSRASFLVSPNSLGYPSMSPLNSRYLSPYLPSPSNASLSIFGSSSHQQHPLHCSESAATFSPYGSAHSLPET; this is encoded by the exons ATGGAGAAACTGAAGAATCTTGCGGCGGTAAATTTTCTTTGCTTACTGAGTCTTTGTTCGGTGGGGTCAGCTACTGTCCTCTTGATTGGGAGCAACGTTACTCTGTCTTTCGATGATATCGAGGCTAATTTcg CTCCGGCGATTAAAGGGTCGGGTGAATTTGGGATGTTGTATCTGGCGGAGCCTCTGGATGCATGTTCAGACTTGAGTAATAAAGTGGAAAACATTTCAAATAAGGGTGCCCCATTTTTATTGATCGTTAGAGGAGGATGTAGCTTCGAAGATAAAGTCAGAAAAGCTCAAAAAGCAGGGTTCCAAGTTGCTATTGTCTatgacaatgatgatgatggtgtCTTGGTTGCAA TGGCAGGAAACTCCGCTGGCATAAAAATACATGCTGTTTTTGTGTCCAAAGCTTCAGGTCAAATACTTAAACAGTATGCTGGTTTAACTGATGTGGAGCTCTGGATAAtaccaagttttgaaaactcagcATGGTCAATCATGGCAATCTCTTTTATTTCCCTTCTTGCCATGTCTGCAGTTCTGGGTATTTGCTTCTTTGTACGCAGGCATCGTATAAGACGAGAACCTCGATCTTCTCATGTGCGGGAATTTCATGGTATGAGTAGACGCTTAGTGAAAGCAATGCCAAGCCTGAATTTTACTACTGTTTTAGAGGATAATTGTACCTCAAGAACATGTGCCATATGCCTTGAAGACTACAGTGTTGGAGAGAAACTCAGGATCCTGCCTTGTTGTCACA AATTTCATGCTTTCTGTGTGGATTCTTGGCTCACATCATGGAGAACCTTTTGCCCGGTTTGCAAGCGTGATGCAAGAACTAGCACTGGTGAACCGCCTGCATCAGAATGTACGCCACTGCTTTCATCAAACCCTGCCTCTGTGGCATCCTCATCTGTACTGTCATCTTTCAGATCTTCAGTAGGATCGACTTCTGCTTTGCAAATAGGCCCATCAATGTCACGATCACCCTTTATATCTCATGTTCATTCTCTTGCTTCCACTCATATTCCGCAATCTGTTGGGTCATATCGCCAAACTCCTTGCATGAGTGTTGGTCGGAGCTCTGTAGATATCAGAAATGCATCTTCCCAGAGATCTCGAGCATCCTTTTTAGTTTCACCCAACTCCTTGGGTTACCCATCTATGTCACCTCTTAACTCAAGATACTTGTCCCCGTATCTTCCAAGCCCAAGCAATGCATCACTGAGTATTTTTGGTTCTTCCAGTCATCAGCAGCATCCACTGCATTGCAGTGAGTCTGCTGCAACTTTCTCCCCTTATGGCTCTGCTCATTCTCTTCCAGAAACATAA